In Calonectris borealis chromosome Z, bCalBor7.hap1.2, whole genome shotgun sequence, a single genomic region encodes these proteins:
- the LOC142075375 gene encoding interferon-like — MPAPATPQPRLRHGATALPLLLTALATALACQHLRPRDATFPWDSLQLLHAMAPSPPQPCHHQHAPFPFPDTLLRTSHPQQAAAAALRILQHLFATLSSPSTPQHWDAQARHHLLNSLHHHIQQLQQCLPANGTLFQGQGPRNLLLNINKYFRRLQDFLHAHNHTACAWDHVRLEARLCFQHLHNLTRTMRN, encoded by the coding sequence atgcctgcgcccgcaaccccacagccccgcctgcgccacggcgccacggcgctcccgctcctcctgacggctctcgccaccgccctcgcctgccaacacctgcgtccccgcgacgccaccttcccctgggacagcctccagctcctccacgccatggcgcccagcccgccacagccctgccaccaccagcacgcgcccttccccttccccgacaccctcctccgcaccagccacccacagcaagccgccgccgccgccctccgcatcctccagcacctcttcgccaccctcagcagcccgagcaccccccaacactgggacgcccaggcacggcaccacctcctcaacagcctccaccaccacatccagcagctccagcagtgcctgccggccaacggcacgctcttccaaggccaagggccccgcaacctgctgctcaacatcaacaaatacttccggcgcctccaggacttcctccacgcccacaaccacaccgcctgcgcctgggaccacgtccgcctcgaagctcgcctctgcttccaacacctccacaacctcacccgcaccatgcgcaattag
- the LOC142075565 gene encoding interferon-like, producing MPAPATPQPRLRHGATALPLLLTALATALACQHLRPRDATFPWDSLQLLHAMAPSPPQPCHHQHAPFPFPDTLLRTSHPQQAAAAALRILQHLFATLSSPSTPQHWDAQARHDLLNSLHHHIQQLQQCLPANGTLFQGQGPRNLLLNINKYFRRLQDFLHAHNHTACAWDHVRLEARLCFQHLHNLTRTMRN from the coding sequence atgcctgcgcccgcaaccccacagccccgcctgcgccacggcgccacggcgctcccgctcctcctgacggctctcgccaccgccctcgcctgccaacacctgcgtccccgcgacgccaccttcccctgggacagcctccagctcctccacgccatggcgcccagcccgccacagccctgccaccaccagcacgcgcccttccccttccccgacaccctcctccgcaccagccacccacagcaagccgccgccgccgccctccgcatcctccagcacctcttcgccaccctcagcagcccgagcaccccccaacactgggacgcccaggcacggcacgaCCTCCTCAAcagcctccaccaccacatccagcagctccagcagtgcctgccggccaacggcacgctcttccaaggccaagggccccgcaacctgctgctcaacatcaacaaatacttccggcgcctccaggacttcctccacgcccacaaccacaccgcctgcgcctgggaccacgtccgcctcgaagctcgcctctgcttccaacacctccacaacctcacccgcaccatgcgcaattag
- the LOC142075560 gene encoding interferon-like, whose protein sequence is MPAPATPQPRLRHGATALPLLLTALATALACQHLRPRDATFPWDSLQLLHAMAPSPPQPCHHQHAPFPFPDTLLRTSHPQQAAAAALRILQHLFATLSSPSTPQHWDAQARHNLLNNLHHHIQQLQQCLPANGTLFQGQGPRNLLLNINKYFRRLQDFLHAHNHTACAWDHVRLEARLCFQHLHNLTRTMRN, encoded by the coding sequence atgcctgcgcccgcaaccccacagccccgcctgcgccacggcgccacggcgctcccgctcctcctgacggctctcgccaccgccctcgcctgccaacacctgcgtccccgcgacgccaccttcccctgggacagcctccagctcctccacgccatggcgcccagcccgccacagccctgccaccaccagcacgcgcccttccccttccccgacaccctcctccgcaccagccacccacagcaagccgccgccgccgccctccgcatcctccagcacctcttcgccaccctcagcagcccgagcaccccccaacactgggacgcccaggcacggcacaacctcctcaacaacctccaccaccacatccagcagctccagcagtgcctgccggccaacggcacgctcttccaaggccaagggccccgcaacctgctgctcaacatcaacaaatacttccggcgcctccaggacttcctccacgcccacaaccacaccgcctgcgcctgggaccacgtccgcctcgaagctcgcctctgcttccaacacctccacaacctcacccgcaccatgcgcaattag
- the LOC142075161 gene encoding interferon-like, whose protein sequence is MPAPATPQPRLRHGATALPLLLTALATALACQHLRPRDATFPWDSLQLLHAMAPSPPQPCHHQHAPFPFPDTLLRTSHPQQAAAAALRILQHLFATLSSPSTPQHWDAQARHHLLNNLHHHIQQLQQCLPANGTLFQGQGPRNLLLNINKYFRRLQDFLHAHNHTACAWDHVRLEARLCFQHLHNLTRTMRN, encoded by the coding sequence atgcctgcgcccgcaaccccacagccccgcctgcgccacggcgccacggcgctcccgctcctcctgacggctctcgccaccgccctcgcctgccaacacctgcgtccccgcgacgccaccttcccctgggacagcctccagctcctccacgccatggcgcccagcccgccacagccctgccaccaccagcacgcgcccttccccttccccgacaccctcctccgcaccagccacccacagcaagccgccgccgccgccctccgcatcctccagcacctcttcgccaccctcagcagcccgagcaccccccaacactgggacgcccaggcacggcaccacctcctcaacaacctccaccaccacatccagcagctccagcagtgcctgccggccaacggcacgctcttccaaggccaagggccccgcaacctgctgctcaacatcaacaaatacttccggcgcctccaggacttcctccacgcccacaaccacaccgcctgcgcctgggaccacgtccgcctcgaagctcgcctctgcttccaacacctccacaacctcacccgcaccatgcgcaattag